A genomic stretch from Aedes albopictus strain Foshan chromosome 2, AalbF5, whole genome shotgun sequence includes:
- the LOC109418963 gene encoding uncharacterized protein LOC109418963 translates to MDSFLRFFIKFHGYCICIVSSVLTPVFTALLSNVSSYSQWDDLIDLRFSGIPVLILGIAWMIADSFLIIGVTKERKAFLYPFCVMFLLELFMVLMRDMFLLATGDGWYKTAFFNLTLPILMFIVPYVVLSMMALIRLFDVDPIEKTEDNFVRFDRNGPEEVDRVTIGG, encoded by the exons ATGGACAGCTTCCTGCGGTTCTTCATCAAATTTCATGGCTACTGCATCTGCATTGTGAGCAGCGTTCTCACTCCCGTGTTTACGGCGCTGCTGTCGAATGTCAGCTCCTACAGCCAATGGGACGATT TGATCGATTTACGTTTCTCCGGGATACCGGTTCTCATATTGGGAATCGCTTGGATGATTGCCGACAGCTTCCTTATCATCGGAGTAACTAAG GAGAGAAAAGCGTTCCTATACCCGTTCTGCGTTATGTTTTTGCTTGAGCTGTTCATGGTGCTGATGCGTGATATGTTTTTGTTGGCTACCGGCGATGGTTGGTACAAAACGGCTTTCTTCAATCTGACCCTACCGATTTTGATGT TTATCGTCCCGTACGTGGTGCTCTCGATGATGGCGTTGATTAGATTGTTCGATGTGGATCCTATCGAAAAAACCGAAGACAACTTTGTGCGCTTCGATAGAAACGGACCGGAAGAAGTGGACCGGGTTACCATTGGAGGTTGA